The proteins below are encoded in one region of Vanessa tameamea isolate UH-Manoa-2023 chromosome Z, ilVanTame1 primary haplotype, whole genome shotgun sequence:
- the LOC135194638 gene encoding zinc finger MYM-type protein 1-like, with product MDKKSAIKRHHSPDVLGDSERPPSSSILYPKVEHFIGFISVEKTTAESLTNYIIKELEHLGISFQNCRGQGYDNGANMRGEKSGDAASSCVKCMYIICLLQRLYTLFAGSSQRWAILNAHVKSLSLKPLSETRWECRVASVKAVKYQLSDICDALKDLAENTTHCQLVSECHSIEKEITTYEFVVSLVIWYDILTKINVFSKMWQNENMHLDAAIQHLDAFTNWLDNNRENGFQSSLVTAREIAEENDIDRQFKEVRRRREKRHFDYEGEDEDHEFNAEEIFEINYFYVIVDNMRASCHPRFEALKHHETIFGFLYNIKRLKEISDSELLKQCSDLQISLTVGESCDINGHELYEELNMFICVYEGNEDIISVLKYIIEKKLTEVYPTIEIVLRIIATTPVTVASTERIFSRLKIT from the exons ATGGATAAAA aatcagCAATAAAGCGACACCACTCGCCAGATGTTTTAGGAGATTCAGAACGACCACCGTCTTCCTCCATTCTTTATCCTAAAGTAG AACATTTTATTGGTTTCATATCCGTCGAAAAAACCACAGCTGAAAGTTtgactaattatataatcaaagaATTAGAACATTTAGGTATATCATTCCAAAACTGCAGAGGCCAAGGATATGATAATGGTGCCAACATGCGTGGTGAAAAAAGTG GAGATGCAGCATCGTCTTGTgtcaaatgtatgtatataatatgtttgctACAAAGGTTGTACACTCTGTTCGCCGGCTCAAGTCAGAGGTGGGCTATTTTAAATGCTCATGTAAAATCCTTATCGCTAAAACCACTTTCTGAAACAAGATGGGAGTGTAGGGTAGCATCGGTAAAGGCCGTTAAATACCAACTAAGCGATATTTGTGATGCTTTAAAGGATTTAGCAGAAAATACAACACATTGTCAGTTGGTCAGTGAATGTCATTCTATAGAAAAGGAAATAACTACCTACGAATTTGTAGTTTCACTTGTCATATGGTATGACATTCTTACGAAGATaaatgtttttagtaaaatGTGGCAAAACGAAAACATGCACTTAGATGCGGCTATACAACACCTAGACGCATTCACAAATTGGCTTGATAATAATCGAGAAAATGGTTTTCAGTCATCCCTCGTTACAGCGAGAGAAATAGCCGAGGAAAATGATATTGACAGACAGTTTAAAGAAGTCCGAAGACGACGTGAAAAAAGGCATTTTGATTATGAAGGAGAAGATGAAGATCATGAATTTAACGCGGAAGagattttcgaaataaattatttttatgttattgtcgACAATATGCGCGCAAGCTGCCATCCTAGGTTTGAGGCACTTAAGCATCATGAAACCATATTTGGAtttctgtataatataaaaagattaaagGAAATAAGTGATAGTGAACTTTTGAAGCAATGTAGTGACTTGCAAATATCTCTGACAGTAGGAGAATCATGTGATATTAATGGACATGAATTGTACGAAGAACTGAATATGTTTATCTGTGTGTATGAAGGAAACGAGGACATTATCTCGGTGCTGAAAtacataatagaaaaaaaattaactgaagTTTACCCCACTATCGAAATAGTTCTGAGAATCATTGCCACTACACCTGTTACGGTTGCGTCTACTGAAAGGATTTTTTCGAGgcttaaaattacataa